In Brienomyrus brachyistius isolate T26 chromosome 19, BBRACH_0.4, whole genome shotgun sequence, one DNA window encodes the following:
- the fam167ab gene encoding protein FAM167A: protein MDAVATPQRDTEAAGRPELAGPHDDHLGNLKALTEKLRLETRRPSYLEWKAQLETQKAQDRLARDQGQTKSEEQRGASRRSRRSTVNSSFVREGQLPPASLKGFDNIDEALVWIRKELADMRAQDQQLARQLMRLRSDISKLKIEQTCHLHRRMLNDATLELEERDELSDLLCDFPVTPSLGLSAPLRLIGVTKMNINSRRFSLC, encoded by the exons TGCAGTTGCGACACCCCAGCGTGACACAGAGGCTGCAGGCAGACCAGAGCTTGCTGGTCCCCATGACGACCACCTCGGGAATCTAAAGGCACTGACGGAGAAGCTGAGGCTGGAGACCAGGAGGCCCTCTTATCTGGAGTGGAAGGCCCAGCTGGAGACTCAGAAAGCCCAGGATCGGCTGGCCCGGGATCAGGGCCAGACCAAGTCAGAGGAGCAGAGGGGAGCTTCTAGGAGATCCAGACGAAGCACCGTAAACTCCAGTTTTGTCCGGGAGGGTCAGCTGCCTCCAGCAAGTCTGAAGGGGTTTGACAACATCGATGAGGCCCTTGTATGGATCAGGAAGGAACTG GCAGACATGCGCGCACAGGACCAGCAGCTTGCCCGGCAGCTCATGCGACTGCGCAGCGACATCAGCAAGCTGAAGATCGAGCAGACGTGCCACCTGCACCGCCGGATGCTCAATGACGCCACCTTGGAGCTGGAGGAGCGTGACGAGCTCTCGGACCTGCTGTGCGACTTCCCCGTCACACCGAGCCTCGGCCTCTCCGCCCCCCTCCGGCTCATCGGCGTCACCAAGATGAACATCAACTCCCGCCGCTTCTCCCTCTGCTAG